The genomic DNA TCTCCTTCACCGGCCCCGGTAAGAAGCATATTGACGGCAGCGCCCCCGCAGAGTTCGATATATCCCGATACGAACGCGGCTTCGGGATAGGTGTATCGAAGCAGAAGCTGGAGGGGAAACGATATAACCGAAAACGCAGGGGAATAATCTTCCGCTTCCTCCGCATAATTCATTCCCGCAAACACCCCGATACCGAATGTTCCGTGCATGAAACCGGTATTCCAGAGGAGACTCGCGGCGGGGGCGTACCCGTATCCCACTGCCTCTTCCAGTTTTCCGACCGGAAGGCTTATTTCCATCCTCAGGCCGAGCGACAGGTGTCCGGTGGAGGGCGTTATCGCAGCCGCCGGTTCTTCCATTACGACAATTGTATTCTTTTCTTTCTGCGGGTTTGCTATTTCCTCTTTGAGGAAGAGGAGAAAACTCGCCCCTTCCTGATGGCCCGTCTCCTTCAGGTTCCCGACAAGGGGAGTCGTTCGCGTAATCCCGAGCCGGATTTCGCTGTAGATCATGTAGGGATCGAGGTACGGTTTTTTGTTTTTTTCCAGAAGAAGCTTGAGCTGGAGCGCGAATTCGGAATTATCCGGAACGGTCTCGGACGCCCCGGATGTAATCACCTGTCTCGATACACGCGTATACGCTTTGTTGAAATAAGTTATGTCCTTCCCGGTGTCCTCGAGGCCGCGGCTTCCGGAGAGGAGATCGCCGCTGAAACAAGAGTCGCTGATGATGCAGAGGTGGGATGCTTTGATCCCGCCGATGAATCCCCTTATCTGTGAATTGGGAAGCCAGTTTTCCTGGGCATAACGGTCTTTGCCCGCGTTAACCGGAATCCAGAATCCGGAACTCGTCGTTTGATCGAAATAGCCGTGACCGAAATAAATGACTAAAAGCGAGTCTTCGGGGAGGAATGTCTTCTTGAGACGGTCGAATGTTTCGATTATATAGCCTTTTGTCGCCTCTTTGTCATAAATTTCTGTGACCTCGTCAATGACATACCGTGTTTTGAGGATATCCCGTATTTCCTTTATGTCCCTGACAGGGTATTCCAGCGCCGGCCATTTCGTGTATTTTCCGATCCCGATGAGGAGAAGGTATTGCCTGCCGCGTTCTATGGATATCGTTTGAGGGACGTCGACTTTATTGAGATTTCTGGATTCATCAGCATGCAGATAATACGAAGAAAAGACAGAGAGGATGATAATGATGGATATGGAGTGTTTTTTCATTGGGTTACCTGTTCCTTCAATAACCAAAAAGATATTTTTTTTACAAGGCGAAGTCTCAATTGTATCATAAATAATAAAAAAATCAAAAGAAAAAACACTCATCGAAATATATCCGGTTTCCTTTCTGCAAGGATATATATTCAATATGTGTGCCAATTTTTCCCTGTCTTATCTAAAACAGAATAATTTCTTATTTTATAAATAAATAACCCGCCTGTGGGACGGCGGTGCACAGGAAGAAACCCCCTTGCGCATATGCAAGTAATTGCGGTTCCGGAGGCATTGCCGGATATTTATTTTTTTATATGATAACGAGATACTTCAATGAGTTGCGTAAATGTCCACATGACGGATTGCGGAGGGGGGTTCGCCGTACCGTAAACGGGAAAAGGTATTTCAGTTTGTCAGCCTGTTGATCGTCTCGTACTGAAGTTTATTCGCTTCCATAAAATCGATCCCGTTTTCGAAAAAATCGGAAATAATCTGAAGACTCCACATGACCTTTCCCTTTATTATTATCTGACTTCCGTCCGGCAACGTCAGACTCAGGGTGAGCAGTCTTCCTTTATTCAACGGTTCCCTTGTAGTGATACAAATACCGCCTTTGCTTATATTTTTCACTTTTGCCCTCACCTGTTTGTTGACATTGACATTCACATTCACATCGACGCGGGGAAACTCTCTTCTTTCTTTCACGATTGTATTGCCCTCTTTCGTATTCAGACTTCGTTATAAATTTTATACTTTTATCGCCCGAAGACAAGAAAAAAATGAGAAATGTGCGCTGCCGGCGGCCCGATACGGAAGGCCGGCTGCCGGGAAAAAAAGGTAACCGTCCGCCTGTATGATTGTTCATATATCCTTCTTTATTATATACTGCCCGTATCATGCTCGTTTACAAGGCGCTCGATATTTTCTTTTTTGTATTTCATGCGATATTTACCGGTTTTTGTACCTTCGGCTGGATATGGAAAAAAACCAGGAAACTGAATTTTATCCTGCTTTTTCTTACAGGCATTTCGTGGCTCCTGGTCGGCCCGCTGTGCGGGTACGGTATAGGATATTGCCCTTTCACCGACTGGCACTGGCAGGCAAAGATAAAACTGGGGTATACCGATTTTCCCCGTTCGTATGTAAAATTCTTTTTTGATTCGTTGACAGGACTGGATTTGAACGCCTTTGCCGTTGATGCGGCGGTTGCCTTTTTATTTGCCGCGGCTTTCATGCTTTCTCTGATACTCAATATCAGGGATATCGTCCGCACCCGGAGGCATTAATAAGAGATTTCACACCCCAATGTGGTGGTGAGAATTGATGTGATATTATTGATATCGATTCCTTCGACGGCCGCGGCCATAGCCCCCGACTCCAATGGCAGCGGTTTCCGTGTCGATAACGTTACGTATCCGCAGAAATCGGCGTACGTAAAACGATAGGAACATCTGAACGACCATGCCGGGTTTTCTCTTAAAAAAAGACCTCCGCCCGTGAATATCATGTGCGCGCCGGCTTCAAGGGAGATATCCGATGTTATCGCCGCCGTCACGTTTCCTCCCTCCTCCGCCATGTTCAGGGCCGCCCGGAACGAGACCGGGTCCGGGATGAGTTCCGCAGTCACGGATGCGCTTTTCTCGCAGCTTGTTTGCCCGTGTTTATCATACATCAGTCGTACCATTAAAAATGACGAAAAAGAACAATCGGGCTTCGAATTGCCCGGCATATCCCAAACGGCACCCGCTTTCCAGGTTTCCTCTCCTTCGAGATAGTGCTGGCGGGTATCCTCAGGGTGATTGTATGCAAGTTCATACCCCCCATGGAGTGAAAAGGATTTTGCCGGGGTAATCGTTATCTTTCCTCCTGTTTTAAGCCGCGCGGCTTCATAATCGCCCCGGGGTGTGATAAAGCCGTCTGTACAAACCCCGATAAAAACCTCAGGTG from Spirochaetales bacterium includes the following:
- a CDS encoding PilZ domain-containing protein, with translation MKERREFPRVDVNVNVNVNKQVRAKVKNISKGGICITTREPLNKGRLLTLSLTLPDGSQIIIKGKVMWSLQIISDFFENGIDFMEANKLQYETINRLTN
- a CDS encoding caspase family protein — its product is MKKHSISIIIILSVFSSYYLHADESRNLNKVDVPQTISIERGRQYLLLIGIGKYTKWPALEYPVRDIKEIRDILKTRYVIDEVTEIYDKEATKGYIIETFDRLKKTFLPEDSLLVIYFGHGYFDQTTSSGFWIPVNAGKDRYAQENWLPNSQIRGFIGGIKASHLCIISDSCFSGDLLSGSRGLEDTGKDITYFNKAYTRVSRQVITSGASETVPDNSEFALQLKLLLEKNKKPYLDPYMIYSEIRLGITRTTPLVGNLKETGHQEGASFLLFLKEEIANPQKEKNTIVVMEEPAAAITPSTGHLSLGLRMEISLPVGKLEEAVGYGYAPAASLLWNTGFMHGTFGIGVFAGMNYAEEAEDYSPAFSVISFPLQLLLRYTYPEAAFVSGYIELCGGAAVNMLLTGAGEGETGNIRPAFSVSCGIRMNLFRSWFFGVYGSLFINFLGDDPYTGVSPGLLYEMIL
- a CDS encoding DUF2784 family protein, yielding MLVYKALDIFFFVFHAIFTGFCTFGWIWKKTRKLNFILLFLTGISWLLVGPLCGYGIGYCPFTDWHWQAKIKLGYTDFPRSYVKFFFDSLTGLDLNAFAVDAAVAFLFAAAFMLSLILNIRDIVRTRRH